The DNA window TGATATGCTTCTATATAACAGGTGTTTCCCATAGCACTTTTGGCTTCTGCGGATTTGTTCGTATAATTATAGTATAGAATCAAGCAGGGGTCGCCATTGTGATCTTTAGCAATCTCATGCTTTGTATAAGTTACGTGGCAATCAGGAAGATCATAATCAAAAAGAGGAGCTGGTATCAATGCGCCATCCGCCCCAACCTGCTTTCCATCAGGTGTTGTTGTGTTTGCAAGCATTATTCCATTTGCATCCAGATAATAATTCTTCCCACTATCTTCGATCCAGCCTGTTGCATAACTCCCATCATCATTCTGATACTTCCACTGACCATTTTCTTGAGCCTGCCAGGTTCCGGCGAAGGCCGTCATCCCCATACTCAATGT is part of the [Clostridium] symbiosum genome and encodes:
- a CDS encoding DUF5067 domain-containing protein, with amino-acid sequence MRKLRLFMATALLTLSMGMTAFAGTWQAQENGQWKYQNDDGSYATGWIEDSGKNYYLDANGIMLANTTTPDGKQVGADGALIPAPLFDYDLPDCHVTYTKHEIAKDHNGDPCLILYYNYTNKSAEAKSAMGNTCYIEAYQHGVECDYGYLSYDDDNQATENHYKSVLTGTTIEVAEVFKITDTSDVTLILSDLFDWKGESPTLTVVLSLN